CATGCGTATGTGCATAAATTTGCATTTTGTCCTTGCTTATTAGTAAGTTCTTTATAGcaccaaagaaaaaagagagtaagtTCTTTGATTGTGAAGTATGTTATGTTCTTGGGATGTAAACCATATTAATCGTTGTTGGTGCTATATCATGTTGTAGGATCCAAGTACCAAAGGGCATCGTGGAATTGGGTTCATCACTTACGCAAATGCTGGTCAgttgtgaaatttttttccttggtAACATGTATTTCTTGTTTTCATCATTTTGACAGGCTATATGCCTAGTGTCATTTACCTGATACTTTTAACTTCGGTAAACTTGAGTTTGCCTTTTGGTTTAACGGAGCGGGGTTGGGTGCGTGTCTTTGGATATCTCTTTTTTAATTGGTAGGATGTGGCTAGCAGTAAGACACCTAAGTGGTTGCCTGATTGGAAAGAGGTTTTCATTGAAACTAGTGATGATGCTTTAAGTTTTAGCGCCTATCAAGGAGTGTTAATGTCAATGGGGACATCTTCTGTTTTATTTCTCATTTGAACCTTGCACAGAAGTGACAGAATCACGAATAACTGATAACCGTCAGAATCATAGAACCAAATCAGTGAATTGAGAATAGACGATTCATGCACAAAATCATTTTCTGGTCGTTTCTTTGGATGAATAGTGATCAAACAACCCTCTTAGGGTCCTTACGGTTTTatatgcctctctctctctctctctctctctctctctctctctctctctctctctctctctctcacacacacacacacacacactagaaGAAACAATGAGCTCTCTCTAGAATGTAGTGGCTTATATATTCAACTTCATCGAAGTTTTTGCACTTCCAGAAAGAAATCAagcaatgtttttaaaaaagtaaggtGGTGATGTGAGATGGTAACCGTGTTAGCATCTTTTACGATGAACCTTGCATTCTTGTTTCCTTCTAAttgatatatatacatgtagatgtatattttctctttttagcCTTCATGTCTTTTAGGACCATCATTATTACCTTTTCTTGTTGCTagtaatttatttcaaaagagAAGGGTAAAAGTGTAAACTCATCAACTTTTGCCCATTGCTTTTGAACTaggacaatctttttgggatAGCTAAAAGTGCTATAAGGGACCAACAAatggggacagagggagtataatgAAAGATGTAGGATTAGAAATGGTGATCTTATACCTACATTTGTTGGCAAAGAAGCATGTGTCTTTCTCATATGGGGACAATGCAGTTGCTAGTCATCATTCAAAACAATCTTTACGTAATAATGTCCAAATGTTTCTTACATGCAACCATGGTTGTTAAAAACTTATGGTACGGGATACGTATCTTATGATTCATATTGTCTCCTTAGAAAAACTATACGTTTTCCACCTCGTATCCTTTTTGTACAAATATCCTACAATACTATGACGTGTCCTACGATAGAATTGCGTATCCCGATACGATACCAAAAATCAGACCTTATTTTAGGAAGTGGAATCCCAAACACATTCTAAATCGTTTGATCTGATTATGGCCACGTTCAAACCATTTGAAGAAAACCCAACCTCAATCCATTAGGGCTTATCATGTTTTACATCAATCAAATAAgggctcttcttcttttcccttgGCCAGGACACATTAGAACACCTCAATGTGGTAGACCCTTGATTCATAGACGCGAAATAGGCAATTTCGATTTACGATTTGACATCTCTGTTTAGAAATAGTGGGTCATCGTATAGATTGAGTTGTTATGGGAGCAAGAGCAAAATTGAGCAGGCCGCTTGCTCTAAAAATTGGTACGGGTCTTACAACAAGGGCGGATATAGATTGCATTGATTTGTATAACTGTGTTCACACTATTGTAGACTTGTAGTTTCTGCTGCTTGTGGAGCAATTTTCAGTGATTGGGTAGACATTGATTTAAATGCGTTGGCTATTTGTCATTTAGCATTATAAAGCACGTTTCTAGCAGCATAATTGCCCCAATTTTCATTTGGTCATTTCCTCTATGTCAAAACAACATTTCATAGGCTTTAGTTGTTACAGTTTTAGTTCTTTCCCTTGTAAGGGTTCTTTTCAGAAGATAAGTAGGAGAAAAGAACTAGATTCTGTTGTAATTACCCCGAAAGAACTAAAAGAAACACATTCAAGCGGAACTAAAACTACAGAACCAGGTAAGATTGTGCATTTGATATCTTGATTTAGGTCATGATTATTTTATGCGAGACGCTATCTCTGTTGTTCATTTTGCGGTGATCCTTGGTTTTTGTTATTGATCATTGCCAGAGTAGAAAACTCTATCAAATTGCATTAAAGGAAGGTAAGGAAATAGTTATTGAAATTTTGGTTAGaactttaatttgtttttctaatgtTATAACAAAGTTGAAAAGGCATAAAAACTAGAGGAAACGTGACAAATctgaagcccaaaccaaagaaGGGTGTGCTTTTGTAATGTTACAAGTTACACATTGTTATGTTATCAGACTGTTACATGTTTacttcatcctctctctctggCAGAATCTGTGGATAATCTGATGGCTGAAACTCATGAATTGGGAGGTTCCACTGTAGTTGTGGACAGAGCAACACCGAAGGTAATTTACAATGCTACTTGCCTCACAAGGGTTCCTTGGTTGATTTTTCAGTAGTTTTTTTTGTAGAGTATAGCTTCCCAACCTGAATAGCTTATCAAGTCACCTATCTTAGTCCTTTTCTTCTATAGCATACCAATGAACATATCAAAAAGCTGCCTCTAATTGTGGGTTGACCACTTCAATTCATACTGTTAGTTTATATGAGTGGTCTGCGGTTCATTTTACCACTGAGTATTATAGTCGCAGGAGGATGACTTCAGACCAATAAGCCGAATGCCGCAGGGAGGATATGGTGCATATAATGCTTATATTACTGCAGCAACTAGATATGCTGCTCTAGGTGCTCCTACCTTATATGATCACCCGGGCGCGATGTATGGAAGTAAGTTCTTTTCTGCATGCTCCTTGGAGTGTACCACTGGGGAATGCCTCACATTTTGTGTTTCATCTGTATTAGGACGTGAATCTGCACGAGGAATGAGCAAAAAGATATTTGTTGGCAGGCTTCCTCAGGAGGCTACAACTGATGATCTTCGCCAGCATTTTGGTAGATTTGGCCGGATTTTTGATGTCTATATTCCGAAGGTAAAATGGCTGATGTTTTGATGGTACAACAAAAGAATGGATGTTGATGATCTGTTGACATTGAAACGTTTACGTGTTGTAGGATCCTAAGAGAACTGGCCATAGGGGTTTTGGCTTTGTGACCTTCGCAGAAGATGGTGTTGCAGAGCGCGTCTCTCGAAGGTCTCACGAGATTTGCGGACAGCAGGTATTTAACTGAAGGTTTACCATGTTTGTGTTACATATTCTGAAATTTCTACCCTTTGGAATAACTTTATTGTAGGTTCTATTTGGTTTCAATGCTCCTTCCACCAAGTATTGTACATTGATTTTCCGATGCTtgtttttgtgaaatatttgcaaGGTTCAGCGTATTCAGACTCTTCAGAAGGTTTCAAACCTATCTGATGTGTCGGAAATGTCCCAAGAACTCTTGATTTCTTTGAGATTCTCTTATATTTAGTTATCCCACTTGGTCTCCATAGCTTCATTATGGGGAGCTGAGCTGCTACTGTGTGAAAATATTATGCCCGCAAGGGATTATAGCCTTGTACTGTCGGGTATATGTCAATCATGGATGCACGTCTTTTTCACTTACTGTCCTATTCTGAAGGCTGGACTCTATGTGATCTCTCTTAGTAGAAGCCTTCTGGCATCTTTGAACATAGAACAATGGTTCTTTGCTATATTGGAAAGATTGCGCCATGGTTAGAGCAGTCAAACCATTTCTCGTACAAGCTCCCGGCGGTTTATTCATCTGACCATAAACTAGAGCCACTTTTGCTTCTGCAATATTTGTTCATTGATCACCTGAGATTCTTTCATTTCCTTATAAAGATGGTTTCTTTCAAGAGGAGTTTTAAGCTTTGTCATTTGCATGTGCTCTGAGTCCTTGGTTTTTTCATCTGATTTTGGAGGGGACTGACAGGTTTCTGGTAATGCTCGTATAGTCATGTGAAGCAAATGCTTTTTATATCTGGTACACGGCTGTAGATTTTTAGCTGTTTTAAGCCCTAACTAGAATCTAACTGCAGTAATGAGTGTACGAAACATTGTATgtggtttgaaattttttttcccaccttCATGGATAAACCATCTGTCTTGGAACTGTAAATATCGGATGGTTTACCCGAGCCTTAAAATCCTAACCTGGAATTTATTTCGTTGGGATAGCAACTGATTGAATGAACTGATGTGCCATTTTCTTATTATTGGTTACTGTAACTTGCGTTTCAGGTTGCCATAGATACAGCTACGCCGCCAGTTGATGATGCTGGTCCCAGTAGTGGAAACTTCACGATGGATGATGCTGAACCTTATGGGGGGTACAGTGGTGGTCCTATGCGCGGTTATGGACGGATTTATGGAAGCCTGGATTATGACAATGTGAGTAACAGAAAGAGCATAACATGTATTTTGATATAAGCGATATCATATAGAGTGTGCATCTTAATATGACAgttcttaattattttattctcttttcctCTCCCTTTTTCGGGGCACCTGGTCATAGGAAGTCACAGTTCCagtatttgtttccttttgaagTAGGACCTACCAGGCTTGGTATATCAGTTTGATTATTGATGAttctattttgttctttttgtgaATACTATAATAATGTCTGTTTTGTATTCAACCTAAGTGAATAGGGTAGTGGGTGgatattgaaatttgaaacccCCTTTTTGAGCTCGGCGTGTTCATTCCATTAGCTCAGTCATAATTTTGATCTTAGCATCATGGTTATTTGGATTGTAGTTATACAATAGTTCAGTTATACGATGGTTCAGTATGTCTTTCAGTCCTTCCTCTCAATTTAGTTTCTTTATATACATGTTCTTGAGTCGTGCCTCATTGTTTATATTCCTTCTGTATTTTTCCTGTGTTTctgatcttgtttttttttttaaatcttggtggtgaaattttatttggttaaaattGGAAACGAAGATAATTGTACAGGGCCTTATTACCTCCAATTATTTTGGATTAAGCATatgtgtttttgtgttttgcAGTGGAGTTATGGCATGGGTGGAGGGAGACCTTCGCG
This DNA window, taken from Rhododendron vialii isolate Sample 1 chromosome 8a, ASM3025357v1, encodes the following:
- the LOC131336550 gene encoding uncharacterized protein LOC131336550 isoform X2; amino-acid sequence: MSEKKLVVLGVPWDVDTDGLRDYMSKFGKLEDCIVMKERSSGRSRGFGYVTFATVEDAKNALSSEHFLGNRILEVKVATPKEEMRAPSKKVTRIFVARIPPSVTDEAFRSHFEQYGDVTDIYMPKDPSTKGHRGIGFITYANAESVDNLMAETHELGGSTVVVDRATPKEDDFRPISRMPQGGYGAYNAYITAATRYAALGAPTLYDHPGAMYGRRESARGMSKKIFVGRLPQEATTDDLRQHFGRFGRIFDVYIPKDPKRTGHRGFGFVTFAEDGVAERVSRRSHEICGQQVAIDTATPPVDDAGPSSGNFTMDDAEPYGGYSGGPMRGYGRIYGSLDYDNWSYGMGGGRPSRADLRYRPY
- the LOC131336550 gene encoding uncharacterized protein LOC131336550 isoform X1 — its product is MSEKKLVVLGVPWDVDTDGLRDYMSKFGKLEDCIVMKERSSGRSRGFGYVTFATVEDAKNALSSEHFLGNRILEVKVATPKEEMRAPSKKVTRIFVARIPPSVTDEAFRSHFEQYGDVTDIYMPKDPSTKGHRGIGFITYANAESVDNLMAETHELGGSTVVVDRATPKSQEDDFRPISRMPQGGYGAYNAYITAATRYAALGAPTLYDHPGAMYGRRESARGMSKKIFVGRLPQEATTDDLRQHFGRFGRIFDVYIPKDPKRTGHRGFGFVTFAEDGVAERVSRRSHEICGQQVAIDTATPPVDDAGPSSGNFTMDDAEPYGGYSGGPMRGYGRIYGSLDYDNWSYGMGGGRPSRADLRYRPY